atacacgctaaaatatatttgagttttttaaagaatagacttatttatttttagtaaatataagaacaattttttttaaaacccattatttattaataataatattttgttttttaaacgtTACGATAGTCAGAAATATACTGCAGAAACGAatggtaatttaaaagttattccATCTagacgtaaaataaaatcctttttttttaaatagccaCGTCAGTTAACTCCAAATCCAATTAAtcacgtttattattatatagttactacctatactacttatatacaCGTATACTCATATCAAAAAAGGTAGCTCTTTCTTCTCTTATTAAGGATATAAgttttgacatatatataagatttttgtttggCATTGAAGTGTGAAGGTACCTTATACTTATATGGTATACCTGAATCAAACTTCCAAACATTAGTTGaccaactttatttatttcacatttagatataattaaaagttccACAAAATAGAAGGAAGTCACAAcgctaatattaaacatttgagTAGtaacattgatattttaattcaagatAACAGTCGTAAATATTGAATCGCCATTATTCGATGTTTAGCCAATAGCATCATATTTGGTTCGCCGTATGTAGTTTCCCAGGCAGCAGGACATTGTTGCGCCAGCGAGTGGCAAAACCGATGTTGCAATAGCGATCGCGATAATCAAGTCCATATTGTCCTTTATGTTCATGTAAATCACTGCATAGCATCCCTGAAAATCAAGAATGATGTACATATATCGAAGATTTGTCCGTAAATGGAAGTATAAAATACCTAacgaataataaatcataagaAAGGAATATTAAATCCTTTTCACCtaaacttacaaaaaaatattacattcctACTATCAGGTGATATTGATGACTGATGATGACTCCCGTTAGTCAAAATCCGATACATTTTTGAAGCACAGATCTCCGTCTACGCGCTAAACCTGGTTCATATGCGTAAGGTATATACGGCTTTAGTACGAAATGacttgttatatataagttttcttAGATCCAATAGCGTTTTAGACTTTGGATTTTACCCTAAACATTGATTTTAGACCAAGAGTATCTTGATATCtgcctaatatatataaaatacacaatagATAAACCAATTTTACtcagaaaataaaactacattcAATTATTTCCGAAAATATAGAGAACAGATTTTTGGCTTTATTTGTTCGTATGATTATTATAACgcggtatttttaataaatatagttcaaGTTTAAATTcccaattacaatttaattactatcCGTTTCTGTACATGTTGACGTTTCCTTTCTCCTACTAACCCTAACTaggcttttttaaaagtagtaGGTCTATCTGATATACTACCTGCTATACACGTATTACAagttcattaaaaaacaagTTACCCTTTGGTAGACGTCGTTATAATTGGCAGTAACGCAGTGTGTGGTGTTGATGCAGCATGAGGTCGGAATCACCCGTTGCGGAGAAAACCAGATCCAGTCAGTGTAGTTCGAGACGCCGCAGCATTGCATCTAAAAAATCTTAGTCTATTATAAATGAGTAATATTGCCATGTATGGGTGATTAGATTTCTACTGCACGATAGCAAATGTTCATAGCACAACTTTCGCTATTGTTACTCATGAAGTAACTTACCGCGGATTGAGCAAAGTCAAAATTGGTCTTGATAGGGTCGTAGTTCTTTAATGTTTCGGTCAGACCTTCATACAACCCTTGGGCGAAGCCGTCCCTGAAACATACCACCGAAGCACTCAAGCCGACTTCCATCATGAAGATGCATAGCATGAAAGAGCCGtactgcaaaaaaaaaacataacattgtccttaaacttaattaggcaaaaataaagaatataattccAGAAGAACTTACAATGAATAAAAGAACTGGTTGCCCTTTTATGATGCAGGAGAATGCGACCGAGCTCGTTATGACCATGAGAGTGGATATCCCTATGATGACATGGGGAGCTGCACCAGTAAAGTCTGGTGACAGATTCATGTATTGGTAAAGGTCGAACTCCGCCCAAAGCCCCACGACTAGAATACATACTCCTGTGACCTGGACAAAGTAAAATAGCGTTAGCGTCTAACATAGATTGATACGTCATAGATGCACTAACTTACCcaaaagacaaaattaaatgcGAAGAGAACGGATTTCATGCAAGTGATTAAGGCCAGGTGCTTATATTGGTTCCCCATCGTGGCGTTCATATGATTTGTGGGATATGATTTATTTGAGCCTTGAGCTTGAGCCACTGTGAGCCCTTGTCCTGGGAATTGCGCGCGCTGTTGCATAACGCATGCGCCAAATAATCGGCGtcttttgtttgtaaataaaaaaatgcatccTCCATGGCACGCAAGTGCAAGGCGTGGCTGACCTTCACCAGGATAATTGGTTTCGTCAAGGGCTTTTATTTaggatgaaattaaaatttcgaagaatttttgcttttatattCATTACTAGCTGCTTcagcgaacttcgtttcttctgaatgcctagcctacctttttggTACatgccaacatggaacattttgctatgctacccccttttttatttttttggttgattttttacaacttgtgtccgaaaaaccctaatatctatttttgttcaaaattaaatatagccaagtaaaatatatatatatatataaactacgctcataaactactggaccgattttaaaaattctttcactattcgaaagctacattatccacgagtaaatacctatatatatataggtaatatatatatatactaaatacctatatatatatatatgggtaatatatatatatatagtaaatacctatacatatataggtatttactcgtggataatgtaatatataatagcttTCGaatagtgaaagaatttttaaaatcggtccagtagtttatgagccattcattacaaacaaacaaagttttcctctttataatataagtattcattattatatatttcttcgaggctataaattttaatacgctTTCGATTTTTGAAATGAAGTGAATAAGTACTATATGCTCTAAAaatttagagaaaataaaaaatctaacgatatttatttatttattgcacaaAGAAAGTAGTCACTGATACATGCATGTAACGCAAACACAAACACAAGCCAAGTGCTGCCCCAATTATAGGCGTATACAACATTCTGTTTATATGAAGCTTAAacactaaaaaattaaaaaataattaaatttagataaagtaaagtaaaaataaaaacaattacaaataaattggaTATCCCTGATAAAATCCTAATTACTAATCAATTGAGCCgctaactatatataatatttaaaaaaaaattacaaatgcgTTCTATTTTTTTGCACGTGATCATAACTTATTTCCGGCGCCATTGTAAatctctaaatattttttaaacattcaagTTTAGTATGTATAACCCCAGTcatacatttcaaaatttatactTTACCAGATTAAAACGTGTTTAATAACACAATTATTCtttacttgaaaattaatCTAGTCTTGGTTCACGATTTGGATGCGGGCTTTTCACCTTAGTGCTTACAGATTGTTATGCGTTAGTCAAACTCTGACTGTGGCAAGGCAATCGTGTGCCGCTCTCTACTTTCGAACgcggtatttatttttcaaaattaatcaGCCAGTATTTTTCAatgataaatactttttagtaaaaaaaaagtaaaaatgagTTTGTGTgcgagtttatttttttggataattattcaaatcacATTCGTGTCCCCAATCGCGGAAATCGGTTCGGATGACGGTAAGGacttttgattaattaaaattaataatattaggaGTAATGAAAAGATAcgttaaatatctattaaaatgaCAATTTAGCGGGATTaggaaacaattattatttcatgtttACGTTCTTTAAagctgtaataaaatttaaaaatcaactgCCATAAAACTTGCGAAATATCGTTTTGTAAGTTTATTCTGTATTCATAATaacctttaaatttctttaaatttaaatgtatcatatttacttttttcatatttttttttaaaaacgtattttttatttttttaaaacactgATACTCCTCGAAACACTATCCAATACATCGgtgtttttaatgtattttttgttgtgCAATTTTCTGCAGTAAAGTAATttggtttatatgtattaataattatcgcAATGCTAACTGGGTTGCTAAAACAAACCATTgaggttttaaaattttatttttattttttgacacaTTTACCATAcctaattgttatatattttagtaaatttagcTTGTAAAATGTACTGTAGATATAACATGTATGAATCggtgaactttaataaattaataatatggattaaaatattatatatacatataccatATAATGCTATTCCATGATTAATTCCAACAtcataaattttcaatttaggTACGTGTTCTTTGAGCGTCCACCAAACtcttc
This DNA window, taken from Pieris rapae chromosome 16, ilPieRapa1.1, whole genome shotgun sequence, encodes the following:
- the LOC110998092 gene encoding tetraspanin-7-like, giving the protein MNATMGNQYKHLALITCMKSVLFAFNFVFWVTGVCILVVGLWAEFDLYQYMNLSPDFTGAAPHVIIGISTLMVITSSVAFSCIIKGQPVLLFIYGSFMLCIFMMEVGLSASVVCFRDGFAQGLYEGLTETLKNYDPIKTNFDFAQSAMQCCGVSNYTDWIWFSPQRVIPTSCCINTTHCVTANYNDVYQRGCYAVIYMNIKDNMDLIIAIAIATSVLPLAGATMSCCLGNYIRRTKYDAIG